In the genome of Oryzias melastigma strain HK-1 linkage group LG4, ASM292280v2, whole genome shotgun sequence, the window ATTAAATATTGTAATATCCTTTAAGTTGTCTCCAACACAATTGGGTAATTATCGCTTACATTCATAAACACATCTTCTGCGTAGTTGTCTGTGTCAGCATCCCAGAAAAACCTGGAACACATCCTGGAAAGacacaaaaagaataaaacccaaactttttatcttaattttttaaacattgaaatatttttgattaaaacatttattcatatttcataaattcaTATATCTTGATTTGTACAACATAAGAAGgaatcatctttttaaaaaaaacaaaaattagtgTCTTATGACTCATTCTCTAAATGAAATTGGACAgctacaaataaaacatgtttagtgggattagctaacttttttttcagttgtgaccatagactgtaaatatacagtctatggttgtgACGCAGCAAATATGGGCGGGgctcctgctccgctccattctgatgcagacaaatcaACTGAGTTgccatctggcttaaaactgtacagctgggtagctccaatattgatagctgttttgggggctgtgaggggctgtaagctaacaggagagagtgcaaacaaagggatgatgggatatcagcagagggtTATTTTTGCACCAACAGCCACAAGTCAgcagcaaatttctaataaactgctgccactctgaggaaaatttGTCTTGAAAAACGGCACaagcttttagattttggctcaaaactacatcctcataaataaaagaccagtgagaacaattttacaacaaataacAATATAGTTTGAGTGGGATTTTATGGCTACTTTGGCGTTTTCCACGGCTTACTTCACTCCTTGACCTCGTTGTTCTCCAATCATCACCTGGACAATGATCTTATATTTGTCAAATCCGATACCTACACAGAGAAATGAGGTGAGGTGATTTATATCAGTAAAGTCATCtataaaaacaaagcagtaaCAGATAAGTACACAGACAtattaaaattaagaaaaaaaaaagatttttcaggcCAGGGGTCTGAATCCTGAGACTCTGGAACCACATGTTGctcttttattgttctattGTAGCTCTCCAAATGaagagtaattaaaaaaaataaaataaaatatttttcttattaaaaggcaaattaagcaaaacaaattgATAGATGAGTCAAACtgtattcaactcattcacaaacagttaaaTCAGAATGAATTCCTCCGggaggctcctgactacagtacccatcaAGGGGTGCAGCTTTATAGTTACCAAAGTCGTGCTAATATATTTTGACGGATTTTTGCCACATAAAATCAGTCAGAGCACAACCAAAACTTGTACATTAGATTAGCAGATTATGAGGTGGACTGTCTatatttgaaaatgattttaagtGCAACTCAAACGAAAAATATGCTACGGCTAATTTAGCTCAAATTTAGTTTTGATtagttatgtttaaaatgttatggCAGAGGTGCaccaacaacaataaaataaactcctatgttttcttttttttttaaatcactgctgacattagaCATATACTACTGCATTTACTGCAGCATGATAATCAAATGTTGGacggtgtcttttattttgaaaagaaatcatGCAAAGCCCTgtcaaaaagaatgaaaaaagtataaaaagtaaaatagtatagatttttttttttaaattctctttatgtttattttacaagaaagAAAACTAATAGTTAATTTGCattcatcataattaaaacaataacataaatacaaataatcatTTTCTATAGGTAAGAATTTGTGGCTGTTTCAGGGTTGTGGTCATTAAAGAATTAACCCAAAAGACTATTTAAGTGTTTACGATTGCAGACCATTGGTTTCAGCTAAGGGGCTTTTTTTCCcactagaaaaaaacatttaggaaaaccTTTTTGAAATAATACCTTTTCTTCTATAACTTTGTAGATACGTATGTGATTGTTTGGTCTTaggtttatttttgctttttctggaTTTAGCTTGTCTAAATGACACAGCCACATAGTCTTCAACTATGTGGCTGTGTCATTAgtgctctaaaaataaataaataaaaataatgcaaaatgtaTTACTGTACTTACTCTTTACTTTATCCCTAATGCACTCCGCCAGTGAGCTGCACAACTCTGGGATTTTCTCTGCCTCATACTTCACTCCAGACAGACGCTCCCTTACAATGTCATGAATGAATTCCTTCACAATTGCTGGTTTAAACCTGGAAAAGAAGCGACTTACTTTTACAACAAAGATCCTAAACCGGTTGAGAAAAGCACCAAAAAGCTGCAACAAGTCCTTCACATCTGCTTTAAAGACAGTCATAAACACATTCTCCAGctttgtaactaaaaaaaagaaatacattcataattcCAACTGAAGGCTCGCCTATTAGAAGGCagcatttgtttttagtgatttacTGTCATCACAACATGAACTAATAAAGATTTAATGGAGGCAAATTGAACTTGTTTCTTGGTTTTTGACGACTTAATTCTGAAAATAATTGGATTTTCCTCGCAAATCTACTATTATGCTTTCCCTTTATAGAAAAGACGATTCCTGTGTGTTACTAATTTATTACTTTAGTCAAATAAACACTCAAATCACATGCAAATTCACGGACTGCCGACGAGCAACACGACCGCTAGCTTAGCAGCTAAAAGCTAAGCTATAATACCGCCAGAAACAACATGATTAACTGTTTAAAATCATCTTACTTTTTCTGATAATCTGGTCGTATAAGGTAAGTACCCGTACCCGATTCTGCCATGGTgcagaattttaaaatatagcttaaaataattaaaggaaAAGCCACAATGCTAACTAGCTATTCCAAAGTTGTATTCGTTGCCATAGTGACCAAAAGAGGCGTGTCTCTTTTAGACAGGTTCCTTTcctgtttcaaaataagagaggGCGTCTACTTTTTTCCATATTCTTtccatactttttttaaaatgatatttgcTATACTGTTGGCCCTAATACTAAAAgatttcagaaagaaaaaaactcagtgtTAATTTAATTAGATAAATGTAACTGTAATCTGAactaaatctttatttactaTCAGTTGTGTTTCTTCTACATTCTTATCTTCTGGGTGTGTTTTTATAATGTGGATTTCATGGTTAATTGTTTGCTAAGTGGCATGTGAAGCAAAAGTACAAATACAATTACCTTGACCGTTACACACCTCATATtgtgaaacagaaagaaaactcaTCATTAGATTAAATGAAACTAAACTCTTCAGTGTTTCCTATAAAAACATacttcagatttatttaaatcaacatttttatataaaaatgttggttCAAAGACCACTGACTTTACTTCAAAAGTGATCTTTTTCTCTATTATTATGAATAGTGTTTCAATgtacttaatattttaattacttGGTTAAATTATGAATCTTTTGAACCATTGTTTGTTTGTGCCCAcgaatctgatttttttcatatgctagctccagatttatttttatttatttattttttttaatgatggcacatttgtttattttaacaaaataacattGGTATCTTTAAAGTTCCTGTGTGTGTACAGCATGCGTCAGTACAACTGGCACTTAGTTTCACTTCTCCTTTCTTGTTTGCCAGAAGTGAAACTTAGGGAAAGCCATAGATAAAGGTTTCATTCTGTTCATCTGGTCCACATTCCTACAGCTTGTTTTGACTCAGCACATATCAGCTGTTCTGTCTCTTCCTAAGCCACTCTTACCAAAAGGATGGAACCGCTGGAATGGAAACGCATTTTTCAGGATGAAGcaaaaagtcttcattttgGGCACACTTGGCAGATGGAGTTTGATGACACCATTACACCTGATCGTCCAAACCCAGGCTGGGAGCAGTACATCAGGAACACAAGTGCAAGGTAAGTGCCTCAGACTGCTGTTTATGTCATGTTAGATTTTTATagatagatgttttttttatttatttagttttgttctTTACTATCTGCATTTAAGCCAAAAAGGGTGTAGCTCACATCTGTTTAATAAATAAccaatatatatgttttatctgataatgtattaattaaaatgtccTTGAGAAGCAAGCAtgaaataggaaaaataaaaacagcatctgTAATTTAGCAAatcatgtatatatttttttgttttgtttcgtAGTAATTTATCACACAAAATTTAGACTTAGAGCATTTAGAAGACTACACATGTATCTACAACATTCAATATAGATATATGTAAATTTCAGAAGTAGAGAGTATGGAGCCCCAAAATCCTCCAAAAGAGAAGAGCTTTGGGGAGCAGTGCATGTACTACACTTAtgtggccactagatggcagcataGATTTTGAGCAGTGAGAAATGTTCGTCTGAGATTGACCTTTGACAGAAAACAGTGACCTTTAAAGAACAGGAAATttgttataaaatgttttttttttgtctgcatggTTTTTATCAGGCCTGACATGTCTTTTCTGTTTATAGTGCTTGAAATTCCCCTCCTAGCTGTAATTCATCAGGCGACAACTACATTTGTTTGTGGCTTTACATaatctttagattttttattgcTCTCTTTTACTATTAGTTCACTGCCATGATGACAACAAGTGTGTACTATATTTTAAAGGTTCAGATGCACCTTGTGTGGGAGATCCTGGCCTTCCAACCGTGTGTTGGTGACCTTCCACAtgcagctgattcacattgtgGGGACTGTGAAAGTCCGGGCGCTGCGTCAGAACTGCAAAAGGTGCACCAACGCTCCCATGGTGAAACCAAGCGTCGAGTCCTACAACATCAAAGTTCTCATGGAGAATCTgatggaaaaaattaaaatcaaatgctACAAAGAAAAAAGGGGTCCGTCAAACAAGCCTTTCAGAAGCCAAGAGGTTAAAAGTCCCCATGAGCCTGATCACTGTGAGGCCTGCAAAATGGGGATCTGCACAAAAGAATGAGGCGTGGTCACATGATAAGATTATTATGATatcaagaaaagaaataaaaattaatatatgcCTGTGTGTGTAACTAAGTTTAAAGAAGTTAAACATGGAATTTGTGAGATGAATTTTTGATTGAAGTGTCGATTGATAACTTTGTGAAAACTTGAGGCCCTACCTCAGCTTTGTCTTTGGAaacaaatatcctaaaaaaaacttcttgtttatttatctttttactgGGGTCTTACTTGTTGAGGTTTGTACTCCACTATGAGCACAATTATAATGAATTTAATGCTGTTTAAGTTTAACTGGgctttcaaaaacacaaatatattgttctatttcattttgtgtgtgtgttatttattGTCTATCTTCTGTTTTCATTAGAGCTATGAGAACATGCGAATGCTTCTCTTTTTGTGTAGTTTGTAGGAAAATCGAATTGAAAAAGTGAGTGTGCATTGTCCAAACTCTTTGATTTCCTCTGTAATTCACGTTTTATCGATCTTGTGAAACAAGAAGAATCGGGGGGACTTTAAAaccatgttaaataaaaatctgaatgtTGAGAATGTTCCACAAGTTTCTTTGAAGCTGTTGTCAAGTTCTTGATCTGCACATAAACAGTtaattaaatacttaaaaaatattgtgttcattttcttgtttctgtttttaatttctgtcaCAAAATAAGgattatcttttatttaaatagaataaGAATGGTTGTTATCCGACACAACTTTTGATCTTTATTGtttagaatagaaaataatctaatagaacagaaaaaaactttattgatccctcaAATGGGAAATTACCTAgttactttattaaaaacagcagatagtGAATAAATAACTCTAAAACTATGCTTAAAAATGAtgacaacaataataaaacgtTTTCCTGTGTTGAGAGTACTCTAGAATAACCTTTTGTTTGATGCAGCAGACTTTTTACTGCATTATTAAgtcaactttttattaaaaagtcgTTCAATCCCATTGACTGCAGCAAATATTGCGATTGCCTTGTTTAAAATCATCTCAAATCAATTCCACGAGTTCCTGCCGATTCCTTCATTGCTAGTTTGATTTCATCCTCCTGGACTGAATTTGCCACAGAGAAACTGAACTCGTTGTTGAGACTCTAATTTATAACATAGTTCCTAGCTTAGCCTTTTGAGCTCTATCTGTTTACACCTGTGTAGCCCATAGGCTCCGCCCTCTTTAGTTAGTCAGCTCAACTGAGAGATCAGAGGTTAAGCATTGAGAGGTCTTGTTACCTAactacattttatattttagtagatatttttacacatattttaaCAGTAACGCGTTGTAATCAGggaacaaaataaagtcaaaggaTACAGAAATTAAatctgtgtgggttttttatatatatatatttttaaaaagccttcaATAGGCTTGAATATTGAATAATCTGCATCTGACTGTTTATTTGCATTTGACCCACAGCAGTGTCTCTGCCACTGCTGTGGTCAGTCCTCCcaacaaaatggaaataatCTTCTATGCACTTCTTTTCTCCGTGTCGTTTGCATGACGTCTCCACACTCTGTTCGGGTTCCAGTGGTACGTTCATCTGGGTTCAGTCTTTCAGGAGTTGGCTTGAAAAGTGAAGCTACATTTCAAGGATCTTTAACCCTTAGATACCAAAGAAACTGTCAACTAAAGACACTGTTCTTTCGATATGATGGACTTGGGACGAGCTGCACAGAAGGTAACACGTCTTTACTTACAAGAATTCACGTATATCGTCACCAGAAAGTTTATCAAATTAGATGACTTTATCCATATAGTTTTTATTCCGTGTTCTGATTATTGACTTTCCACTTTGTATAATTTTGGTTTTGTCTGGTCTCATCAaaccaaatgatttttttatggatcAAATCATTGTTTCTTAGATTTATATACACCTAACCTAATTCTATTTGAggatttgtattttaaaaccgcagcaaaaatcaaaatatgttttgggttttttatttgcataacatgataaaaaataagataatctACAAAATGTTGAGACATGTAtatcatttgtttaaaagaataatgtattttaaacgTAAATAGTTATTTGTCTTTACGTCAGCATGCATAGTTTTGTTTCTTCAGTCAACTTGAAtatcaaaagaaaattttaGAATTGTATTCTTAATgtcttttacattaaaagtgaatACAGAAAATAGTGCTTTTTTCTGAGAGAAAATATTCATCTTAAAATCCATGCAAAATATgattgtaaaatgtaaataataaaactgttgatGTGCACTAATAACAAATAACAAAtcaataatctgttttttaggtttctgtGATGAAACCCTTCAAGCTTCAGGTCCTCCTCATCATATTCCTCATGTATGGTGagtctgcatttgtttttggAGAATGTGAGATCACATTctccaaaatgaaaaagtaatttacacttaaagtaaaatatttttcagaaaagaacTGCTGCAACAGCTCAGTATATTCGAACAGACTTACGTTATTTCTTCTATTTCCCTAAATGATTTTACTTAAGCATTTTGGTGGTGTATTGTGTAGATAATATGGCCTTTTTGGAATAATCTGAACTGAAATAAGTTGTATTGATCAGGAAAGTCTGGAATGACTCGGATCATTTCAATTGCTTGATTGGAAAtctatttttagtgtgtttgaGCAACCCCTCGATCAGGACTTGGGACTTTTAAAATAAGCAGAATTAAAGAGTGACTGGTAATATTCTtgcaaaaataattatgttGTGATGCCTCTTTGCTTCACCAACAGTTCCAAGAAGCTTGGCCGTCCTAAACTGCACTGGAACTGATGTTCCTTCCCTCGTGAAAGCTCTCCAGCCAGTCTTTAACCTGAACTCCATCAGACCCGTCACAAATGCGTCAACTTCAGTAACCGTCAACGTGCTCTTCACTTTGACTGCAATTTTAGGGGTGGTAAGGCACAGATAAAAAGGGCTAAACAATTTTTagctttagtttttaacataaataacaatattggattaaatatgattaaataaaaagttttattctgttctgTATACTATACTTTATCCAAAAAGttagcttttactttttttaaatgactacacatttctttactttttcagGATGAAAAGTCGCAGGTCTTAAAAACATATATCTGGCAAGACCTGGTGAGTACTTTCTTTTAGatgctcactgtttttttataaatattttgtcttgTTAAGCATGTGAGCAAATTACCAGAACATAGCGATTAGATTTATTTATGGTAACATGCTTCCTGTGTGTGTTTACGGCAGACATGGAAAAGCGAGTTCACTGTGTGGGATCCAGACACCTGTGGTACTTCATGGATTGCAGTCCCAAGAACCCTG includes:
- the dynlt2b gene encoding tctex1 domain-containing protein 2; the protein is MAESGTGTYLIRPDYQKKFKPAIVKEFIHDIVRERLSGVKYEAEKIPELCSSLAECIRDKVKSIGFDKYKIIVQVMIGEQRGQGVKMCSRFFWDADTDNYAEDVFMNDSLFCVAAVFGCYFY
- the si:ch211-276k2.2 gene encoding receptor-transporting protein 2-like, giving the protein MEPLEWKRIFQDEAKSLHFGHTWQMEFDDTITPDRPNPGWEQYIRNTSARFRCTLCGRSWPSNRVLVTFHMQLIHIVGTVKVRALRQNCKRCTNAPMVKPSVESYNIKVLMENLMEKIKIKCYKEKRGPSNKPFRSQEVKSPHEPDHCEACKMGICTKE